In one window of Chitinophagales bacterium DNA:
- a CDS encoding rod shape-determining protein RodA: MSKQQRSISQGIDFTVVWLYAILVVIGILSIFMVDYRQGTDWIQDFIGGKTNYSKQLIFAGFCALVATFIILTDSKLFTAFANLMYAFGILLMLATFVIGKNINGSKSWIPLFGGFNLQPAEMCKIFAALALAKFLSRQETDFSKLRSQLIGGAIALAPAALSILQNETGQALVYFCFFIVMYREGLPPALLVIGFSFGALVVATLILEPNTLAIILTCIAVLSWYGLRKQIRRNKRILALIVALWFVCVGVQRFAVPYIFNNVLQCYQSTRIYSMVGKDYDCTQNAHAAKRTDKPAKKPDDYNVRQSKIAIGSGGFLGRGFLKGTQTRGKYVPAQDTDFIFTSLGEAFGFVGSFVFLGIYFFLLWRIITIAERQRSTFSRVYAYSVASILFFHIAVNVCMTIGLFPIIGIPLPLISYGGSSLLTFTILIFILLRLDADRQMVLR; the protein is encoded by the coding sequence ATGAGCAAACAACAACGCAGCATATCACAAGGCATTGATTTTACAGTTGTATGGCTGTATGCAATTCTAGTAGTTATTGGTATCCTTTCCATTTTTATGGTAGATTATCGGCAGGGTACAGATTGGATACAAGATTTTATCGGAGGCAAAACCAATTATAGCAAGCAGCTCATTTTTGCCGGCTTTTGTGCCTTAGTGGCAACATTTATCATTCTCACAGATAGTAAACTCTTTACTGCTTTTGCCAACCTCATGTATGCATTTGGCATCCTCCTGATGCTCGCCACATTTGTCATTGGTAAAAACATCAACGGTTCCAAAAGTTGGATTCCACTCTTTGGTGGCTTTAACCTACAGCCTGCAGAAATGTGTAAGATCTTTGCAGCATTAGCATTGGCCAAGTTTTTATCAAGACAGGAAACGGATTTTTCCAAGCTACGTTCTCAACTCATTGGCGGCGCGATTGCTTTGGCACCCGCAGCCCTATCCATTCTGCAGAATGAAACAGGCCAGGCATTGGTGTACTTTTGCTTTTTTATTGTAATGTACAGGGAAGGTCTGCCACCCGCACTACTGGTTATTGGTTTTTCTTTCGGTGCATTGGTGGTGGCAACACTGATACTAGAACCCAACACATTGGCAATCATCCTTACCTGTATTGCAGTCTTGTCGTGGTATGGTTTAAGAAAACAAATTCGCAGAAACAAACGCATACTCGCATTAATTGTGGCCTTGTGGTTTGTATGCGTAGGCGTACAAAGGTTTGCTGTACCCTATATCTTCAACAATGTATTACAATGCTATCAGAGCACACGTATCTACAGCATGGTAGGTAAAGATTACGATTGTACACAAAATGCGCATGCAGCTAAACGAACCGATAAACCGGCTAAGAAACCAGATGACTATAACGTTCGGCAAAGTAAGATTGCCATTGGCTCAGGTGGATTTTTGGGCAGAGGCTTTTTAAAAGGTACCCAAACCAGAGGCAAATATGTGCCAGCTCAGGATACGGATTTTATCTTCACCTCCTTGGGCGAAGCCTTTGGCTTCGTAGGTAGTTTTGTTTTCCTAGGCATTTATTTTTTTCTCCTTTGGCGCATTATTACCATAGCCGAAAGACAGCGAAGTACATTCAGCCGTGTATATGCCTATAGTGTTGCCAGTATTCTTTTCTTTCATATTGCAGTGAATGTCTGCATGACCATCGGTCTATTCCCCATCATCGGTATTCCATTGCCTTTGATTAGTTATGGCGGTAGTTCATTGCTCACTTTCACCATCCTCATCTTTATTTTGTTAAGATTGGATGCCGACAGGCAAATGGTTTTGCGTTGA
- a CDS encoding MBL fold metallo-hydrolase: MQIIPLSEGSFTIDKTKVFVPFDTSREQLNDRPIGSLLVEIQPFLVITKRDVILLDTGLGYNLSDGRPQIYHNLEKVGINPAQVTKVLMSHLHKDHAGGITYTDAQTGEHFISFPYATYFVQRREFDYAMGIGSASYITKDFELLDEFSKVIWLHEDAGTIDGYIRYELTQAHSQYHQVFWIEEDGATIFFGGDDAPQLQQMKSRFVAKYDFNGKKCMELRQEWWEKGNQQHWTFLFYHDIQSPVYHK, encoded by the coding sequence ATGCAAATCATTCCCCTGTCTGAAGGTTCATTTACGATTGATAAAACCAAGGTCTTCGTTCCCTTTGATACCAGCAGGGAGCAACTGAATGATCGGCCTATTGGCAGTTTGCTTGTAGAGATTCAGCCCTTTCTAGTTATCACCAAAAGAGATGTGATTTTATTGGATACAGGATTGGGCTATAATTTATCTGATGGCCGCCCACAGATTTACCACAATTTGGAAAAAGTAGGTATCAATCCCGCACAGGTAACAAAAGTATTGATGAGTCATCTACACAAAGACCATGCAGGTGGTATCACTTACACAGATGCACAAACAGGCGAACACTTCATTAGCTTTCCTTACGCTACCTACTTTGTACAACGAAGAGAATTTGATTATGCCATGGGAATTGGCAGCGCTTCTTATATCACCAAAGATTTTGAACTACTGGATGAGTTCAGCAAAGTGATCTGGTTACACGAAGACGCCGGTACAATTGATGGATATATTCGTTACGAATTAACACAAGCGCATAGCCAATATCATCAGGTATTCTGGATTGAAGAAGATGGCGCAACTATTTTCTTTGGTGGTGATGATGCCCCACAATTGCAGCAAATGAAAAGCAGGTTTGTTGCTAAATACGATTTCAATGGCAAGAAATGTATGGAGCTAAGACAAGAATGGTGGGAAAAAGGCAACCAACAGCATTGGACATTTCTGTTCTATCACGATATCCAATCGCCAGTATACCACAAATAA
- a CDS encoding RNA polymerase sigma factor, translating into MHTEDRALLQQFKVAQTKERAFTDLMKKYQERLYWHIRRLVVEHEDANDVLQNMFIKVWNGLENFREDSQLYTWLYRIATNECLSFLEQQKKRSAISFEDIQEGLSEQVKAAENFDANKLEWKLQLAIQQLPEKQRVVFTLRYYDEMPYEEMSRVLETSEGALKASYHHAAKKIEDFIKNH; encoded by the coding sequence ATGCATACGGAAGACCGTGCATTATTGCAACAATTCAAAGTGGCTCAAACCAAGGAGCGGGCTTTTACCGACCTGATGAAAAAATATCAGGAAAGGTTATACTGGCATATCCGCCGATTGGTAGTGGAGCATGAAGATGCCAATGACGTGTTGCAGAATATGTTCATCAAGGTCTGGAATGGTCTGGAGAATTTCAGGGAGGACAGCCAGTTATATACTTGGTTGTACCGGATTGCCACCAATGAGTGCTTGAGTTTTCTGGAGCAACAGAAAAAGAGAAGTGCCATCAGTTTTGAGGATATTCAGGAAGGATTAAGTGAGCAGGTAAAGGCTGCAGAGAATTTTGATGCCAATAAACTGGAATGGAAACTACAGCTGGCCATTCAGCAATTGCCTGAAAAACAGAGAGTTGTGTTTACACTAAGGTATTATGATGAAATGCCTTACGAAGAAATGAGCCGGGTATTAGAAACTAGTGAGGGGGCTTTAAAAGCCAGTTACCACCACGCGGCCAAGAAAATAGAGGACTTTATCAAGAACCATTAA
- a CDS encoding heavy metal-binding domain-containing protein, giving the protein MILSTTNTIEGRPIQSYKGIVTAEAIIGANLFKDLFAGIRDIVGGRSGTYERVIEEARQHAMNELQQKAAALGANAVVGIDLDFETIGANGSMLMVVATGTAVSL; this is encoded by the coding sequence ATGATCTTATCTACAACGAATACCATCGAAGGAAGACCCATTCAATCTTACAAGGGAATTGTTACAGCTGAAGCCATCATTGGTGCCAATCTGTTTAAAGATTTGTTTGCCGGCATACGCGATATTGTTGGTGGCAGAAGCGGCACTTATGAGAGAGTGATTGAAGAAGCTCGTCAGCATGCGATGAATGAATTGCAACAAAAAGCAGCTGCTTTAGGTGCGAATGCCGTAGTTGGTATCGATCTGGATTTTGAAACCATTGGTGCCAATGGAAGTATGCTGATGGTTGTTGCAACAGGTACAGCAGTTTCACTTTGA
- a CDS encoding glycoside hydrolase family 18 protein — protein MSLRLTSAWLLTAMLLLASACKKSNNQPTPPSGGGNTTISAPPSLGFYVVGYFPSYRDPAAVPDQKFRMCNVINYAFGNITLSGSLSIASPGTFSSVISKAKANAVKIFLSISGNAADFKNMASGASGRNSFVREIMQALRTYQLDGVDIDWEYPRTDDGTDLTYTAFMKELSDSCHTNARYYLSTAITSGKYAGAVRDAIRNELWTGSYVDFFNIMAYDDFSTTLAYKHHSDLALAQTSINYWVTTRGMPANKAVLGIPAYGRPSGITQTGTVLSYSAILAQGGSPLSDSARVSVTGFSNYMIYYNGTVTAKRKAMLAKTQASGVMLWEKGQDVHDASSVLKAICDTLGRTY, from the coding sequence ATGAGTCTCCGATTGACTAGTGCATGGTTGCTGACTGCCATGCTGCTATTGGCATCTGCCTGTAAAAAAAGCAATAACCAGCCTACGCCACCCAGTGGTGGTGGTAATACCACCATAAGCGCACCTCCCTCTTTGGGATTTTATGTGGTGGGGTATTTTCCTTCATACAGAGATCCTGCTGCAGTACCTGATCAGAAATTCCGGATGTGCAATGTGATCAACTACGCGTTTGGGAATATTACGCTGAGTGGATCGCTGTCCATAGCATCACCGGGAACATTCAGTTCCGTTATTTCAAAAGCTAAGGCCAATGCAGTAAAGATTTTCTTAAGTATATCCGGTAATGCAGCCGATTTTAAAAACATGGCTTCCGGTGCATCCGGGCGTAACAGTTTTGTGCGTGAGATTATGCAGGCATTAAGGACGTATCAATTAGATGGAGTGGATATTGATTGGGAATATCCCAGAACCGATGATGGTACAGATCTAACCTACACTGCTTTCATGAAAGAACTCAGTGATAGTTGTCATACCAATGCACGTTACTACCTGAGCACAGCCATCACATCCGGTAAGTATGCCGGTGCGGTAAGGGATGCTATTCGTAATGAATTGTGGACAGGTAGTTATGTTGACTTCTTCAATATCATGGCCTATGATGATTTCAGTACAACGCTTGCATACAAACATCATAGTGATCTTGCTTTGGCGCAGACTTCTATCAATTACTGGGTTACAACAAGGGGTATGCCGGCTAATAAAGCTGTTTTGGGTATTCCTGCCTATGGCAGACCTAGTGGTATTACGCAAACAGGAACGGTATTGTCTTATTCAGCCATACTGGCGCAGGGTGGTAGCCCCTTGTCTGATTCAGCAAGGGTGAGTGTTACAGGTTTCAGTAATTACATGATCTATTATAACGGTACAGTTACGGCTAAACGCAAAGCCATGCTGGCCAAAACACAGGCTAGCGGTGTGATGTTATGGGAAAAAGGACAGGATGTGCACGATGCTTCGTCTGTTTTGAAAGCAATTTGTGATACCTTAGGAAGAACTTATTAA